One part of the Bdellovibrio sp. KM01 genome encodes these proteins:
- a CDS encoding FUSC family protein, whose translation MALIPSKSSFWGPLFSFDRSRLDIWVAARGAIAIGLSMLVGVWLNSNTIGMIVVLGALNACFSDNSDAYAFRAKRMARAALVTVLLVFLASISAGNFLVSLALVTLLAFASGYLIVLDTVLAELGTVAIATFVVFGAHPMDPAQAFHLSLFALLGAGIQALLALMLWPFRRYRPERRALATFFVDLSSLCDLQFKPEEVPGGSAQSIHTQINLGAISQDSRPEGRRYRSLLTQGERLRLGILSLGRLKNRIERENPGNPSIEIIADFLAIEKSLLQKVSVIIRDEEQIQEARENLKSLEVDTAKVRDNDYSNQSVFMRAVLSDALRQMESIVGQSRAVIELATRTTEAGMVESQRNENARPWRFRFRGVWATLRANFTFQSPGFRHALRLAICIAVGEVISHMISVDRSYWVPMTVAIVLKSDYASTFNRGLLRIGGTILGLLLATALFHIMPEGPYWAIALMVVFGFLMRWVGQANYGIFAVSVSALVVILVAMTGVPPKDVIWARGVNTCLGGALAMFAYMLWPTWEKTQLSDVVARMLETYRRSFHAITTLSTGENAVSANERDQLRQQSRVARANYMTSQDRYLRERGSTPVDREFLAGVTAAGNRFAHALVALESASPFALDSEQQKIFKSFAEKIEITLDNLTRALHGQEIPNNEYPDLRAAFVELQKMRAEQDRYGLFFDETDRMTNSLNTLREFIVKRLLENRRAKSEFK comes from the coding sequence ATGGCACTCATTCCTTCCAAATCCTCTTTTTGGGGCCCTCTTTTTAGTTTCGATCGTTCACGCTTAGATATCTGGGTTGCGGCGCGTGGCGCCATTGCAATTGGTCTCTCTATGCTCGTGGGAGTGTGGCTGAATTCCAACACTATCGGCATGATCGTCGTTCTTGGTGCATTGAATGCGTGTTTTTCTGATAACTCCGATGCTTATGCCTTCCGCGCGAAACGCATGGCAAGAGCGGCCCTTGTCACCGTGCTGTTGGTTTTCCTGGCGTCGATTTCTGCGGGCAATTTTTTAGTTTCATTAGCATTAGTGACCTTGTTGGCATTTGCTTCTGGATATTTGATTGTTTTAGATACGGTCCTTGCAGAACTTGGAACTGTTGCCATCGCAACTTTTGTTGTTTTTGGTGCGCATCCGATGGACCCGGCGCAAGCATTTCATTTAAGTCTGTTTGCACTTTTGGGGGCGGGGATTCAAGCGCTGCTGGCGTTGATGTTGTGGCCATTCCGACGATATCGTCCCGAGCGTCGTGCTTTGGCGACATTCTTTGTTGATCTTTCTTCGTTGTGTGATTTGCAATTTAAACCCGAAGAAGTTCCCGGGGGCAGTGCGCAGAGTATTCACACGCAAATCAATTTGGGTGCGATATCTCAAGATTCAAGACCGGAAGGCCGTCGCTATCGCTCCCTCTTAACTCAAGGGGAGCGTCTGCGTTTAGGAATTTTGTCTTTAGGGCGATTGAAAAATCGTATTGAAAGGGAGAACCCCGGAAATCCTTCGATCGAGATCATCGCGGATTTCTTGGCCATCGAGAAAAGTTTGCTGCAAAAGGTGTCGGTCATCATTCGGGATGAAGAACAGATCCAAGAGGCGCGTGAAAACTTGAAGTCGCTGGAGGTGGATACCGCAAAAGTTCGCGATAATGACTACAGCAATCAGTCGGTGTTCATGCGGGCGGTATTAAGCGATGCCCTTCGCCAAATGGAATCTATTGTCGGGCAATCTCGTGCGGTGATTGAACTTGCGACCCGAACCACAGAAGCGGGGATGGTTGAATCGCAACGTAACGAAAATGCACGCCCATGGAGATTTCGATTCCGTGGGGTGTGGGCGACCTTAAGAGCGAATTTTACTTTTCAGTCACCAGGATTTCGTCATGCTCTTCGTTTGGCAATCTGTATCGCTGTGGGAGAAGTCATCAGCCACATGATTTCGGTGGATCGCAGCTATTGGGTGCCCATGACAGTGGCGATCGTTTTAAAATCGGATTATGCATCAACCTTTAATCGGGGCTTACTGCGTATCGGTGGAACTATTTTAGGTTTGTTACTGGCGACAGCTCTTTTTCATATCATGCCGGAAGGTCCTTATTGGGCAATTGCCCTGATGGTGGTCTTTGGATTCTTAATGCGTTGGGTGGGGCAGGCCAATTACGGAATCTTTGCGGTTTCTGTGAGTGCCTTGGTGGTGATCTTGGTCGCGATGACGGGAGTGCCCCCGAAAGATGTGATTTGGGCTCGCGGGGTGAATACTTGCCTGGGCGGAGCGTTGGCGATGTTCGCCTATATGCTGTGGCCGACGTGGGAGAAAACGCAGCTCTCGGATGTGGTGGCAAGAATGCTTGAGACCTATCGTCGTTCGTTTCACGCCATTACGACTTTAAGTACGGGTGAAAATGCCGTGAGTGCGAATGAACGCGATCAACTTCGTCAACAATCCCGAGTGGCCCGTGCCAATTACATGACATCGCAAGATCGATATCTGCGTGAACGGGGCTCTACTCCCGTGGACCGTGAATTCCTGGCTGGGGTGACGGCTGCGGGAAATCGTTTTGCCCATGCCTTGGTAGCTTTGGAATCGGCTTCGCCATTTGCCTTGGATTCTGAACAGCAAAAGATTTTTAAAAGCTTTGCGGAGAAAATCGAAATCACCTTGGATAATTTAACGCGGGCATTGCATGGTCAGGAGATTCCCAATAACGAATATCCTGATTTGCGTGCAGCCTTTGTGGAGCTTCAAAAAATGCGTGCCGAACAAGATCGTTATGGTTTGTTCTTTGATGAAACAGATCGCATGACGAACAGTCTTAACACTTTACGCGAGTTCATCGTTAAAAGACTGCTAGAAAACCGCCGCGCAAAATCCGAGTTTAAATAA
- a CDS encoding VOC family protein: MSLVISSITINTGQLQNMLEFYSRVGFKFQMVRVDKGSEVYRAVHDGVEFSLYSLPTAQKAQVPSLQLGFQITELENTVADLAKVPGSLLILDPTEMPDGKKAIILDPDGHSIELCQK; this comes from the coding sequence ATGAGTTTGGTAATCTCTTCTATCACAATTAACACTGGCCAGCTACAGAACATGCTGGAATTTTATAGCCGTGTCGGCTTTAAATTCCAAATGGTGCGGGTGGATAAAGGGAGTGAAGTTTACCGTGCTGTGCATGATGGGGTGGAGTTCTCCCTTTATTCTTTGCCAACCGCACAGAAAGCTCAGGTTCCCAGTCTTCAATTGGGATTTCAAATTACAGAGCTGGAAAATACGGTCGCCGATTTAGCAAAAGTTCCAGGCAGTTTGCTGATTTTAGATCCCACTGAAATGCCCGACGGGAAAAAGGCCATTATTTTGGATCCCGATGGTCATTCTATCGAACTTTGTCAGAAATAG
- the pepN gene encoding aminopeptidase N, protein MKQEKIYLKDYKAPAFSVESVHLDFILNEDFCRVIAKSKIKTLTSGVPLQLNGEELKLVSVKINDKILSASEYQLTDEEMIIASVPAEFTLEIETQLEPQNNTSLEGLYKSNGIFCTQCEAQGFRKITWFLDRPDVMTSYTVTIEADKAKYPVLLSNGDRMKVEDVGNGRHKAYWRDPHKKPCYLFALVAGDLGVIRDTFTTSSGRKVNLEVYAAHGKQERCWHALESLQKSMKWDEEVFGREYDLNEYMIVAIDDFNAGAMENKGLNIFNSRLVLADTNSATDSDFHAIESVVAHEYFHNWTGNRVTLRDWFQLSLKEGLTVFRDQEFSADMTDRGVQRIEDVDSLRAGQFAEDAGPNAHPVRPESCMAVDNFFTMTIYEKGSELIRMMQTIVGRKGFRKGMDEYFKRHDGQAVTTEDFAAAISEPNGKDFTQFKRWYNQSGTPVVAIQERFDDKTGEYHLTLEQSCPPTPNQPTKEPFHIPLMMGLLDKSGQELALNCDKIEKNSDGQHVIELKNQKETYVFKGLKERPVLSILREFSAPVNLNWEASEEDLYFLMEKDTDSFNRREITQKLAMRLMSDLIKQSRQGKELKVDARFINAMKTVMNDPNMDSAFKAKMLQMPSLAVLAQMEPVLDPVAFDKARTTLRKEIAKANKETLFATYNKYHGVEAKSRSTKVFGQRLLKNQALHYLADLCEPAIYEIVAKQYWEAQNMTDRMTALMILADSESNHREKVLADFHTNWKDDSVVINKWFTVQALAHRPQILDEIKALTKNPTFNINNPNNVYSLLRAFTTNLVSFNNEKAYEFIADKIIEIDPKNPQVAARLCSAFNFVAKLEPQLKDLAMKQIRRMVDVPGLSKNSRELLQSALQ, encoded by the coding sequence ATGAAACAAGAGAAAATTTATCTTAAGGACTATAAAGCCCCAGCTTTTTCAGTGGAGTCCGTCCACCTCGACTTCATTTTAAATGAGGACTTTTGTCGAGTTATCGCAAAATCTAAAATCAAAACTCTGACAAGTGGTGTTCCCCTTCAGCTAAATGGTGAAGAGTTGAAACTTGTCAGCGTGAAAATCAACGACAAGATTCTTTCCGCAAGCGAATACCAACTGACGGATGAAGAGATGATCATCGCATCTGTACCTGCTGAGTTCACTTTAGAAATCGAAACTCAGCTGGAACCGCAAAACAATACATCCCTAGAAGGTCTTTATAAATCCAACGGAATCTTTTGTACTCAGTGTGAGGCACAAGGTTTCCGTAAGATCACTTGGTTCTTGGATCGTCCTGATGTGATGACGTCATACACAGTGACCATCGAAGCTGATAAAGCGAAATACCCAGTTCTTCTTTCTAACGGTGACCGAATGAAAGTGGAAGATGTGGGCAATGGTCGTCACAAAGCTTACTGGCGCGATCCACACAAGAAACCTTGCTACCTATTTGCCTTGGTTGCTGGTGACTTGGGAGTGATCCGCGATACCTTCACGACGTCTTCTGGTCGCAAAGTGAATTTGGAAGTTTATGCTGCTCACGGAAAACAAGAACGTTGCTGGCATGCACTTGAGTCTTTGCAAAAATCCATGAAATGGGACGAAGAAGTTTTCGGTCGTGAGTATGACCTTAACGAGTATATGATCGTGGCCATTGACGATTTCAATGCCGGCGCAATGGAGAATAAAGGTTTAAACATCTTTAACTCTCGCCTGGTATTAGCTGACACCAACTCTGCAACTGACTCTGACTTCCACGCAATTGAATCCGTTGTCGCCCACGAATACTTCCATAACTGGACAGGCAATCGCGTGACTTTGCGTGATTGGTTCCAACTTTCTTTAAAAGAAGGTCTGACAGTATTCCGTGATCAGGAATTTTCCGCTGATATGACAGACCGTGGGGTGCAACGTATCGAAGACGTGGATTCCTTGCGCGCCGGTCAGTTCGCTGAAGATGCGGGTCCGAATGCTCACCCTGTTCGTCCCGAATCCTGTATGGCAGTTGATAACTTCTTTACGATGACGATCTATGAAAAAGGCTCTGAGCTTATTCGCATGATGCAAACCATTGTGGGCCGTAAAGGTTTCCGCAAAGGTATGGATGAGTATTTCAAACGTCATGACGGTCAAGCCGTGACGACGGAGGATTTCGCAGCGGCGATTTCTGAACCAAACGGAAAAGACTTCACTCAGTTTAAACGTTGGTACAACCAATCGGGAACTCCTGTGGTCGCGATCCAAGAGCGCTTTGATGATAAGACTGGTGAATACCATTTAACTCTTGAACAGTCCTGCCCGCCAACACCAAATCAACCCACCAAGGAACCCTTCCATATCCCATTGATGATGGGTCTTTTGGATAAATCCGGTCAAGAGTTGGCATTGAACTGCGACAAGATCGAGAAAAACTCTGATGGTCAGCACGTGATCGAGCTTAAAAACCAAAAAGAAACTTATGTGTTCAAAGGTTTGAAAGAGCGTCCGGTTCTTTCCATCTTGCGTGAGTTTTCAGCTCCCGTGAATTTGAATTGGGAAGCGTCTGAAGAAGATCTTTATTTCTTGATGGAAAAAGACACGGACTCTTTCAACCGTCGTGAAATCACCCAAAAACTGGCGATGCGCTTGATGTCTGATTTGATCAAGCAGTCCCGCCAAGGCAAAGAATTGAAAGTCGATGCCCGCTTTATCAATGCGATGAAGACCGTGATGAATGATCCGAATATGGATTCAGCTTTCAAAGCTAAAATGCTTCAAATGCCAAGTCTGGCCGTATTGGCGCAAATGGAACCGGTATTGGATCCAGTGGCGTTTGATAAAGCGCGCACGACTTTGCGTAAAGAGATCGCGAAAGCCAACAAAGAAACGTTGTTCGCGACCTACAACAAATACCATGGTGTAGAGGCGAAAAGCCGCAGTACGAAAGTGTTCGGTCAGCGTTTATTGAAAAATCAGGCTTTGCATTATTTGGCTGATTTGTGTGAACCCGCCATTTACGAAATCGTCGCTAAACAGTACTGGGAAGCGCAAAACATGACCGACCGTATGACGGCTTTGATGATTTTGGCAGACTCCGAAAGCAATCATCGTGAAAAGGTACTGGCGGATTTCCACACCAACTGGAAAGACGATTCTGTTGTGATCAACAAGTGGTTCACAGTTCAAGCCCTGGCTCATCGTCCACAGATTTTGGATGAGATTAAAGCTTTGACTAAGAATCCAACGTTTAACATCAACAATCCAAACAACGTGTACTCGCTACTTCGCGCCTTCACGACGAATCTTGTAAGCTTCAACAACGAAAAAGCTTACGAGTTCATCGCGGATAAGATCATTGAAATTGATCCAAAGAATCCGCAAGTGGCAGCACGCCTGTGCTCGGCTTTCAATTTCGTGGCAAAACTAGAACCACAATTGAAAGACCTAGCTATGAAGCAGATCCGCCGCATGGTAGACGTCCCGGGACTTTCCAAAAACTCCCGCGAACTTCTACAATCCGCCCTGCAGTAA
- a CDS encoding DUF2252 family protein: MPTTLARALLTNVKIILTAIALMAPLTVFAQGPACSSVFSDSKPAATTPFEINGSFRKTSGGSFMAFRSNAPHYWNWLRQNKTSLMSPRGVVTGDPHILNFGDVQLKDGGGKFGLIDIDDGGVNAPLAGDFLRYFIGNQISPYKVVPKDLFKSYIDGLNGKKMDKPRYLIKMRDKTDRDFYSLQEKRLSKMTMKDSFSSEAGLIRLEDVSPEVHTLYEQSLPAFKNEMTGYRILDVGYRLKETGGSQYLPRFYFLIEKDNERHIWEFKLEMEPAISLFTHQPDAHTRFQYIVNTYRPADPMGPYRFVQAGDHVFLLRERLYSSVNLDPAKIASDKDIQNGKDMSLFIANRMGLAHGSQPSGQDLKTRLQEPGALESLNTLANDYISMIKKLNND, from the coding sequence ATGCCAACGACTTTAGCCAGGGCTCTGCTAACAAATGTGAAGATCATTTTGACAGCCATTGCCCTAATGGCGCCCCTCACGGTTTTCGCCCAGGGGCCTGCCTGCTCCAGTGTCTTTTCTGATTCTAAGCCCGCAGCCACCACACCTTTCGAAATTAACGGTTCCTTTAGAAAAACCAGCGGTGGCTCGTTTATGGCCTTCCGCTCGAATGCTCCCCATTATTGGAACTGGCTCCGTCAAAACAAGACGTCTTTAATGAGTCCTCGAGGTGTCGTGACTGGCGATCCTCACATTTTAAACTTCGGTGATGTGCAATTGAAAGATGGCGGCGGAAAGTTCGGCCTGATCGATATTGACGACGGCGGAGTGAATGCTCCCCTAGCGGGAGATTTCTTACGCTATTTTATCGGCAATCAAATTTCGCCCTATAAGGTTGTGCCCAAGGATTTATTCAAGTCCTACATCGACGGATTGAACGGCAAGAAAATGGACAAGCCCCGCTATCTGATAAAAATGAGAGACAAAACCGATCGTGATTTTTATTCCCTTCAAGAAAAACGCCTTTCCAAAATGACTATGAAAGATTCCTTTTCTTCCGAGGCGGGGCTTATTCGCCTAGAAGACGTATCCCCTGAAGTTCACACTTTATATGAACAGTCTCTGCCCGCATTTAAAAATGAAATGACGGGATACCGAATCCTCGATGTCGGCTATCGCCTGAAAGAAACCGGTGGCAGCCAATATTTACCGCGCTTCTATTTTTTAATTGAAAAGGACAACGAGAGACATATCTGGGAATTCAAACTAGAAATGGAACCCGCTATTTCGCTATTTACTCATCAGCCCGATGCACACACTCGATTTCAATATATCGTTAACACCTATCGTCCTGCCGACCCGATGGGCCCCTATCGCTTCGTTCAGGCCGGTGACCATGTGTTCTTGCTGCGCGAGAGATTGTATAGCTCAGTGAATTTGGATCCGGCGAAAATCGCCTCTGACAAAGACATCCAAAACGGCAAAGACATGTCTTTGTTCATCGCCAACCGCATGGGTCTGGCTCATGGCTCACAACCAAGCGGCCAAGACTTAAAGACTCGCCTGCAAGAGCCCGGGGCTTTGGAAAGCCTCAACACTCTCGCCAACGACTATATCTCGATGATTAAAAAATTAAATAATGATTAA
- the folE gene encoding GTP cyclohydrolase I FolE, whose protein sequence is MSKAKSKKITKQGAGKKGLKKVVDSEIEHVLSTKDILENVRPTPMIDNGLSNEEKIEKITEKFTEILEVLGLDLNDDSLADTPKRVAKMYVNEVFGGLDPHKFPKMTVIDNKINYDQMIVVQNIGCLSFCEHHLLPIDGFATVAYIPYKKVIGLSKINRIVQYFARRPQVQERLTKQIADCLQYVLDTDHVAVHINAKHYCVMMRGIEDTHSTTATSDVRGHFKTLPETREEFLHHCRLK, encoded by the coding sequence GTGAGTAAAGCAAAATCTAAAAAAATCACTAAGCAGGGTGCTGGCAAAAAGGGTCTAAAAAAAGTTGTCGATTCTGAAATCGAACATGTCCTAAGCACCAAAGATATTTTGGAAAACGTTCGTCCAACGCCAATGATCGATAACGGTCTTAGCAATGAAGAAAAAATCGAAAAAATCACTGAGAAATTCACCGAGATCCTGGAAGTATTGGGTTTGGATTTGAATGACGACAGTTTGGCAGATACGCCGAAGCGTGTGGCTAAGATGTATGTGAACGAAGTCTTCGGTGGTCTTGATCCTCACAAATTCCCTAAGATGACTGTGATCGATAACAAGATTAACTACGATCAAATGATCGTGGTGCAAAATATCGGATGTCTGTCTTTCTGCGAACATCACTTATTGCCAATCGATGGTTTTGCGACGGTGGCTTACATCCCTTACAAAAAGGTGATTGGTCTTTCAAAAATCAACCGCATCGTACAATACTTTGCGCGTCGTCCTCAGGTTCAAGAACGTTTGACGAAACAAATTGCCGATTGCTTGCAATATGTTTTGGATACGGATCACGTGGCGGTTCACATCAACGCCAAACACTACTGCGTGATGATGAGAGGTATTGAAGATACTCACAGCACAACAGCGACTTCTGACGTCCGTGGGCACTTTAAAACGTTGCCTGAGACTCGTGAAGAATTCCTTCATCACTGCCGTCTTAAGTAG
- a CDS encoding PilZ domain-containing protein, whose product MRKTVGITHGPWVIVPAAFILMVIPVMDFTTMHAGSTVPLEIIGWLVVFAAGISFLIRHKLLWLVGLVLCALFIAINLSHLMFFQEPPLATEAFTFKIVSSIVVAGIAWLYFARAPDLDRRQHWLGQTAHRYYVGIPVVLGGKDQCKTLDLSYTGARIAVFQAREKFKTGQRLSVEVPDIDGILCQAKVIAVSHSEIRVHFVDTSDHEQEQIRQWLISQNLQSV is encoded by the coding sequence ATGAGAAAAACAGTGGGAATAACACACGGTCCATGGGTGATTGTGCCAGCAGCATTTATTTTGATGGTGATTCCAGTCATGGATTTTACCACGATGCACGCGGGCTCCACTGTGCCCCTTGAAATCATCGGTTGGCTTGTCGTGTTTGCGGCGGGCATCAGCTTTTTGATTCGTCACAAGCTTCTGTGGTTAGTGGGCCTGGTTCTGTGCGCTCTTTTTATCGCGATCAATCTTTCGCATCTGATGTTTTTCCAGGAACCACCGTTGGCGACAGAGGCCTTTACTTTTAAAATCGTGAGCTCCATCGTAGTTGCCGGAATCGCCTGGTTGTATTTTGCCAGGGCCCCGGATTTGGATCGTCGCCAGCATTGGCTGGGGCAAACGGCGCATCGCTATTACGTAGGGATTCCCGTTGTTTTGGGGGGTAAGGATCAGTGCAAAACCCTGGATTTGTCATATACCGGGGCGCGCATCGCTGTATTCCAAGCTCGCGAGAAGTTTAAAACCGGCCAGAGGCTGTCTGTAGAGGTTCCTGATATCGATGGCATCCTTTGTCAGGCCAAAGTCATCGCTGTTAGCCATAGCGAAATCCGAGTCCATTTCGTCGATACCTCTGACCATGAGCAAGAGCAGATTCGTCAGTGGCTCATCAGTCAAAATTTGCAAAGTGTCTAA